In Leptospira limi, the DNA window CTCTTGACGCAAGAAGATGCGCCGACGCTAACGCCCCAATGGGGCTCAGCTACGGACAACGTTGGTTAGCTTGTTCGTTATGCGTAATAGTTGGAATTCTATATAAAAAACATGGAAACTTACGATAAAATCGGGATTAATTATAATAAAACAAGAAAAGTTGATCAGAGGATTGCTTCTATTATCGAAGAAAACCTACAACCAAAGGGAATTAACCTTAAGTTATTGGATGTTGGTGCTGGAACAGGAAACTATTCGAATTTCTTTTCATCAAAAGGATATAATGTTACTGCACTTGAGCCTTCAGAGATTATGCTTGCTCAAGCATCACATAACAATAACATTAAATGGATAAAAGGTTCCGCCGAAGATATCGACATTCAAGACAATTTTTTTGATGGCGTTTTCTCGGTCTTAGCTTCTCATCATTTTAATAATTTACAATTAGCTATTTCGGAAATAAATCGAACCTTAAAATCAAAACATTTTGCTGTCATTTTTAATGCTGATCCTTCACTAGTTAGCAAAAAATCATGGCTATTTGATTACTTTGAAATTGTTTTCGAAAAAGCTATATCAAAATATATTAATATTGAAAGTTTTAAATCTCTGATTCAATCTACTGCGAATACACATGTTAAAATAATTGATTATCCGCTACCAGATAATCTCACAGATAATTTCTTTGCTTCCGGATGGAAAAAACCATCATTGTATCTTGATCAAACTTTTATATCCGGAATTTCTCCATTAGCTAGCTTAGAAACAAATACATTAAATCTAATCCAGGAAAGATTAGAAAACGATTTAAAGAATGGAACTTGGAATAATAAATACGGACAAATTTTGGAAGAAAACCATTTTGATGACGGATATCGATTCTTGATTTGGCAAAAACCTTAACACCAACTACTACGCATAACAGCGTCTACTCACTGCGCTTCGGCACAAGGCCTCGCTTGGGCTACGCCACATTTCCCTTCTGTCACTCGCTCGCATACGCAAGCTGCGTGCCAGTCCCTAACGTCCCGTCCGGGACTCAGGGTCGGGAAACGTCGAGTAGACTAGTTCGTTATGCGACATCTGAAATAATTTTATGGATTTAAATATGAAAAAAAGAATGATTAAATTTTTAATTATATTTTTGCTTATTCAAACAAACGACATGACTTCTGAACCTATTTACAAAGATAAAAACTTATCAATTTTCCCATTAAATGATATGGAAACGCAACAATTGAATGATTTGCGAGCCATGACTTTAAAATTCTGTAAAGAAAAATTGAATAAAGAGATAAAATTTCCAATTTCATTAGAAGACCTCCAGTTAGCGACAAATCATTTAAATAAGAATACAGATCCTAATATCACTTATGGAATCGGAGTTATTATCGGCGACATTTTAGTTCAGAAACATAACATGAAATGGCTAGCTGTTGAAGATGAATACGGAAGAGATCCTGTTATTTTTGTAGATAGAACTCTATACTACATAGGTACCCTAACATTAATTTCAAAAAGAATTGAAGATGGCGAAAAAATTGATATTAAGTATTTAATTTCACAAATTGAAGACCATATGAAAAAAAATTTTAAGCAATATAAAACTTATTAAATAGTATATATAAAAACAACTGTTATCTTTATTCATTTAAGAATAGATCTGTAAAAATTTTAAATTCGTAAATATATCGAAACAAATAGTAAATGGAATTTAAATTATATTGGTAAATTTTCAGACGCCGCATAACAGCACCTTACCGCTACGCTTCGGGACTAGCCCTCGCTCGGGCTACGCCAAATCCTCCTCCTGGCATTCGCCTTGCTTACGCAAGCTACATGCCAGTCCCTAACGTCCCGCTGGGACTCAGGGACGGAGGACTTCGGTAAGGCTAGTTCGTTAATTGCAATTAGTTGATCTTCAGAAGAAAACGCGCAAATTTTTTTAAGAGGGTGTTGTCGATTAACGCTTTGGAAGAGAACAATTAATGCTTTTCTCTCCATTAAAGTACAGTCAATGATTTTTGCTTTTTAAGATTTAAGAGAAATTTGCGCTGGATTGTAGAACCCTTTCGACTAAACTCTTTTTCTATACTTACTAACTGCAATTAACAGCGCCTTAACGCTCACTCGGGCTCTTTTCCACTGCGCCTTTGATTCCTGATGAAATCAAGGCTTTGTGGGGCCCTCGCTCGGCCTAAAGGCACATTCCGTGTTACGCTAACGCCTCCTCTAGAGGCTCAGCTACACGGAACGTCGTTAAGGCTGATTCGTTATACGACATTTGATAAAAATTCAGGAAAACATGAAAATAAAAATAATCAAACTTACTATATTCTTTTTTTTCTTCACATCGGTCAGTCATTCACAGAATTTGGAATTAACCGATTCAGGCTTTAATCTACCTTCTTTAATTTATCAAAATAGCAGGAACAATAACATCAATTCTGATGTAGATGGTATTGTATCTAAAATCATTAAAAATAAAGATGATAAATATTTAGTTTTTATTAAAACTAAAACTTCATACTTCTATAAAAACAATCTATCCGTTGAAAATTATGATTTAATCTATGGAAATATCGAGAAAGTCTATATAAAAGAAAATGACAAGATTAATTACGGAACCGCTATCGGACTTTGTGAGCCAGAATGTTTTGTTACATCTAGTTTCGAAAAATTGTCTCCTTTCCCTATCAGATTATCTCAAAGAAAAGCAATAAAATTTGACAACTATTACTTTTTTACTCCTGATTGGATTAATAAATATAATACTAACTTTCTATCATTTAGATCTATATCCTCACTACAAAACTTTCTCAATGATTACTTCAATCGGTGGAAAAATGAGAATGATGATCCTAGTGATTTCACCGTATTCCATACAAATTCCATTGATAGAATTCGATTTCAGATTAATTTATCGGAATATCCTAAAGAAATTTTAAGAACGGAAGGTTTATTTCACACTGAACATCAAATTTACTCCACGCCTGATTTATTCTTTACAGAAAGCATAATTACAAAATACAAAATCCAAGGTTACTCACCTGTGATCTTCTGGCAAAAAAATTATGACACTTATTTGAAAGAAGAATACAAACTAAACTCACCGTTATTTGTTTATGCAAGTGTTACAACTATAGATCACATAAACAAAAGAATTTATATTTGTGCACGGGATTTTACACAGATTGACGACGAAAAAGTCGTTAATGATCGATTGAATCAATATCAGAATCCATAAATATCAAACGTCGTATAACAGCACCTTAACGCTTCGCTTCGGCACGAGGCCTCG includes these proteins:
- a CDS encoding class I SAM-dependent methyltransferase, giving the protein METYDKIGINYNKTRKVDQRIASIIEENLQPKGINLKLLDVGAGTGNYSNFFSSKGYNVTALEPSEIMLAQASHNNNIKWIKGSAEDIDIQDNFFDGVFSVLASHHFNNLQLAISEINRTLKSKHFAVIFNADPSLVSKKSWLFDYFEIVFEKAISKYINIESFKSLIQSTANTHVKIIDYPLPDNLTDNFFASGWKKPSLYLDQTFISGISPLASLETNTLNLIQERLENDLKNGTWNNKYGQILEENHFDDGYRFLIWQKP
- a CDS encoding DUF3806 domain-containing protein, encoding MDLNMKKRMIKFLIIFLLIQTNDMTSEPIYKDKNLSIFPLNDMETQQLNDLRAMTLKFCKEKLNKEIKFPISLEDLQLATNHLNKNTDPNITYGIGVIIGDILVQKHNMKWLAVEDEYGRDPVIFVDRTLYYIGTLTLISKRIEDGEKIDIKYLISQIEDHMKKNFKQYKTY